One region of Mugil cephalus isolate CIBA_MC_2020 chromosome 17, CIBA_Mcephalus_1.1, whole genome shotgun sequence genomic DNA includes:
- the LOC125023602 gene encoding 14-3-3 protein beta/alpha-1-like, giving the protein MDRADLIHKAKLAEQAERYEDMAECMKEVTEMGGELSNEERNLLSVAYKNVVGARRSAWRVMSSIGMKAEWTEKKQQMVKEYREKVEKELEDICNCVLKLLDNHLIGKFSNAESNVFYLKMKGDYYRYLAEVASGDERAKTIENSQQAYQSAFDISKTDMESTHPIRLGLALNFSVFYYEILNSPEKACELAKKAFDDAIAELDQLQEESYKDSTLIMQLLRDNLTLWTSDNAAEEADGGEGGDAGETEN; this is encoded by the exons atgGATAGAGCGGATCTTATTCACAAGGCCAAGCTGGCTGAGCAGGCTGAGCGCTACGAGGACATGGCTGAATGTATGAAGGAGGTTACAGAGATGGGTGGCGAGCTGTCAAACGAGGAGAGGAACCTGCTGTCCGTCGCCTACAAAAACGTGGTTGGGGCGAGGCGGTCCGCGTGGAGGGTGATGTCCAGCATCGGGATGAAAGCCGAGTGGAccgagaagaagcagcagatggTCAAAGAGTACCgggagaaggtggagaaggagctggaagACATCTGCAACTGCGTTTTG AAACTACTGGATAATCATTTAATTGGAAAATTCTCAAATGCAGAGAGCAACGTCTTTTATCTAAAGATGAAAGGGGACTACTATAGATACCTCGCTGAAGTTGCCTCTGGAGACGAAAgagcaa AGACCATTGAAAACTCACAGCAAGCGTACCAGTCAGCGTTTGACATCAGCAAGACTGATATGGAATCCACACATCCCATTCGCTTGGGCTTGGCACTTAACTTCTCCGTCTTCTACTATGAGATCCTCAACTCCCCAGAAAAGGCCTGCGAACTGGCCAAAAAG GCGTTCGATGATGCCATTGCAGAGCTCGACCAGCTACAGGAAGAGTCCTACAAAGACAGCACTCTTATCATGCAGCTCCTCAGAGACAACCTGACA TTATGGACATCAGACAACGCTGCCGAGGAGGCCGACGGTGGAGAAGGCGGAGATGCCGGCGAGACCGAGAACTAA